The Methanobacterium sp. BAmetb5 genome includes a region encoding these proteins:
- a CDS encoding DUF2100 domain-containing protein produces the protein MDKIRFKQAQELLKEAGQSKIGPEKLKTPREGTINSQAYAEIIKSIIETEEFIYSSRPTHKLLQEDAEEFCGRLVDIRNKIDDILVEFGVLEKEDVEKEVGKLSERFIILTSKGNFKKIINRWGVEPQRIVVAGVPLEAEDMRILNPKIPETALEPIKKKISHVKNDISRKMEQLGAQEILVVVENDKSGELLAKRAVDLYGSKVMKRDDLKAVDVLEFRKILEG, from the coding sequence ATGGATAAGATCCGGTTCAAACAGGCTCAAGAACTTCTAAAAGAAGCAGGGCAATCAAAAATAGGTCCCGAGAAACTGAAAACCCCCCGTGAGGGTACTATAAATTCTCAAGCCTATGCAGAAATTATAAAAAGTATTATAGAAACTGAAGAGTTCATTTACTCCAGCAGACCAACCCATAAATTGCTCCAGGAGGATGCTGAAGAATTCTGTGGAAGGTTAGTAGATATAAGGAACAAGATCGATGATATTCTGGTTGAATTTGGTGTCCTGGAAAAGGAAGATGTGGAAAAGGAGGTAGGAAAACTTTCAGAGAGGTTCATCATACTTACCAGTAAGGGAAACTTCAAGAAAATTATTAACCGATGGGGTGTGGAACCTCAAAGGATAGTGGTGGCAGGAGTACCATTAGAAGCTGAAGACATGCGAATTCTTAACCCTAAAATTCCTGAAACAGCACTTGAACCGATAAAAAAGAAAATATCCCATGTTAAAAACGATATAAGTCGTAAAATGGAACAACTGGGCGCACAGGAAATTCTGGTAGTGGTTGAAAATGATAAATCAGGAGAACTACTGGCAAAGAGGGCGGTGGACCTCTACGGATCCAAAGTAATGAAAAGGGATGATTTAAAGGCTGTTGATGTCCTTGAATTCCGAAAAATTCTGGAAGGCTGA
- a CDS encoding histone deacetylase: MISLVYSPDYALHQTGSHPENQGRLDIMMEYITREFGELTPEGGEIDIHPPTPASEEDLLQVHPLRHLEHLKNFAENGGGYLDYDTYESPQSYEIAKLAAGGAITACELVLSGHDFSYSLARPPGHHATSDQAMGFCLINNLAVALEYLRKNHDLEKFMILDFDAHYGNGTAEIFYQDPHVLYISIHQDPSTIFPGKGFVEEIGMGLGQGFNLNLPVSPGSGTSDYIYLLEKILEPVIKKFQADFYFLDVGFDSHQEDPLSHLQLDDDFYPWIASYMRKLASQMVLILEGGYSRDAMARSNLKMINVLRNKITPEEEWRPPGKLVVKEETKALFKEVQDRFSPYFTF, from the coding sequence TTGATTTCTCTGGTTTACTCCCCAGATTATGCACTGCACCAAACTGGATCCCACCCTGAAAATCAGGGTAGACTGGACATAATGATGGAATACATCACCAGAGAGTTTGGTGAGCTCACACCGGAAGGTGGTGAAATTGATATACACCCTCCCACCCCGGCCAGTGAAGAGGACCTCCTGCAGGTGCATCCCCTCCGCCACTTGGAACACTTGAAGAATTTTGCTGAAAATGGGGGAGGCTACCTGGATTATGACACCTATGAATCACCCCAGAGTTATGAAATTGCCAAACTAGCAGCAGGAGGAGCTATTACTGCCTGTGAACTGGTTCTTAGCGGGCATGATTTTTCCTATTCCCTGGCACGCCCTCCTGGTCATCATGCCACCTCAGACCAGGCCATGGGTTTCTGTTTAATAAACAATCTGGCTGTGGCCCTGGAGTACCTGCGAAAAAACCATGACCTGGAAAAATTCATGATACTGGATTTTGACGCCCACTACGGGAATGGGACTGCAGAAATATTTTATCAGGACCCCCATGTTCTTTACATATCCATTCACCAGGACCCTAGCACTATCTTTCCGGGTAAAGGCTTTGTTGAAGAAATAGGAATGGGATTGGGGCAAGGTTTTAACCTTAACCTGCCTGTGTCCCCTGGTTCCGGGACCTCTGACTATATTTACCTCCTGGAAAAAATCCTGGAACCAGTTATAAAAAAATTCCAAGCTGATTTCTATTTCCTGGATGTGGGGTTTGACAGCCATCAGGAAGATCCACTCTCCCATCTACAGTTAGATGATGATTTTTATCCCTGGATAGCCTCTTATATGCGTAAGCTGGCTTCCCAGATGGTGCTTATCCTGGAGGGTGGTTACAGTAGAGATGCCATGGCCCGGTCCAACCTGAAAATGATAAATGTGTTGAGGAACAAGATCACCCCTGAAGAGGAATGGCGACCCCCAGGAAAACTGGTGGTGAAAGAAGAAACCAAAGCTTTATTCAAAGAGGTGCAAGACAGATTTTCACCCTATTTCACCTTTTAA
- a CDS encoding Lrp/AsnC family transcriptional regulator — MKENENKNEIVEIDDVDREIINLFNEDGRMSYRKIAKLLNVSIGTVHNRMEKLTKNGVIQKFTPVIDHSKLGYNLTTIIGVRVKGGVLENWEDRTAYHKNVLCMYDVTGEFDAILVARFKDTSELDQFIKSLLREPDVQRTYTQTVLNIVKEDLSSSKML, encoded by the coding sequence ATGAAAGAAAATGAGAATAAAAATGAAATCGTGGAAATAGACGATGTAGACCGAGAAATCATTAATTTATTCAATGAAGATGGGAGGATGTCTTACCGGAAAATAGCGAAACTCCTCAACGTCTCCATAGGCACAGTCCACAACCGAATGGAAAAACTCACCAAAAACGGAGTTATACAGAAATTTACCCCGGTGATTGATCACAGCAAACTGGGTTACAACCTCACCACCATCATCGGAGTAAGGGTAAAGGGCGGGGTTCTGGAAAACTGGGAAGACCGCACCGCCTACCACAAGAACGTCCTCTGCATGTACGATGTCACTGGTGAATTCGATGCCATACTGGTTGCCCGATTTAAAGATACCAGCGAACTAGATCAGTTTATCAAGAGCCTGTTGCGGGAACCAGATGTCCAGAGAACCTACACCCAAACCGTGCTCAACATAGTAAAAGAAGATCTCAGCTCCAGCAAAATGTTGTAA
- a CDS encoding transcriptional regulator — translation MKTLITNLRGQCLFNVSMETQPDGLISLYHGKYRKTELDSFLKGGEIQINAENPHGALTRILEIIRGAKIHGEVYVAYGAGDIGPLLNFAANQEGVDGIFSCYHEKVVRFPPLQLKISKTRLKIMKLLAQRDLTAIEIGEEVEISRAMVYKHLNGLIEMGMVKRSESMEKYSITNAGMLALI, via the coding sequence ATGAAAACCCTGATCACTAACCTTAGGGGGCAGTGCCTCTTCAATGTCTCTATGGAGACCCAGCCCGATGGATTGATTAGCCTTTATCATGGTAAATACCGTAAAACTGAATTGGATTCCTTCTTGAAAGGAGGTGAAATTCAGATCAATGCTGAAAACCCCCATGGTGCATTAACCCGGATTTTAGAGATTATTAGAGGGGCTAAAATACATGGAGAAGTTTACGTGGCCTATGGTGCAGGAGATATCGGTCCTCTTCTGAATTTTGCAGCCAACCAGGAAGGAGTGGATGGAATTTTCTCCTGTTATCATGAGAAGGTGGTTAGGTTTCCACCCCTTCAATTGAAGATATCCAAAACCCGCCTTAAAATAATGAAATTACTGGCCCAAAGAGATTTAACCGCCATTGAAATTGGTGAAGAAGTTGAAATATCCCGAGCGATGGTTTATAAACATCTTAACGGACTTATAGAAATGGGGATGGTGAAAAGGTCAGAGTCAATGGAGAAATACAGTATAACCAATGCCGGAATGCTGGCGTTAATCTGA